One region of Patescibacteria group bacterium genomic DNA includes:
- a CDS encoding Eco47II family restriction endonuclease produces the protein MPYLKFISDKDLIAAVDRVVKIIKTAEQNSAINLHKNVIDPFSALFDGVSHSITYKQWLAQEKVRQIQKTMQNAIGDFHQCILGSIPGWTNLGVGGGLDVMNKKMKIIAEIKNKHNTTKGDHAVKLYDSIESKLNADEYKNFTGYYVEIIPKGRKQYDKPYTPSDNNKKEKRPLNERIRVIDGISFYAMATGRESAMQELFEAIQRILEDKYKHKLGRSEAGQYFDLFSRAFPIK, from the coding sequence ATGCCATACTTGAAATTTATATCTGACAAAGATCTTATTGCTGCTGTAGATAGGGTAGTAAAAATAATTAAAACTGCAGAACAAAACTCTGCTATTAATCTACACAAAAATGTAATTGATCCATTTTCTGCCTTGTTTGATGGAGTATCTCATTCAATAACCTATAAACAATGGCTTGCACAAGAAAAAGTGAGACAAATACAAAAAACAATGCAAAATGCGATTGGTGATTTTCATCAGTGCATTTTAGGATCTATACCTGGATGGACAAATCTTGGTGTCGGAGGCGGATTGGATGTTATGAATAAAAAAATGAAAATAATCGCTGAGATTAAGAATAAACATAATACAACAAAAGGAGATCATGCAGTTAAATTGTACGATTCTATTGAATCAAAGCTTAATGCCGATGAGTACAAAAATTTTACTGGATATTATGTAGAAATTATACCGAAGGGAAGAAAACAATATGATAAACCATATACTCCATCAGATAATAATAAAAAGGAAAAGCGACCGTTGAATGAAAGAATTAGGGTTATTGATGGAATAAGCTTTTATGCTATGGCCACAGGTAGGGAATCCGCTATGCAGGAGCTATTTGAAGCCATTCAGCGCATATTAGAAGATAAGTATAAGCATAAATTAGGTAGAAGTGAGGCAGGTCAATATTTTGATCTATTTAGTAGAGCA